From the Tenacibaculum dicentrarchi genome, the window ACGAGTTAGCTTTTAAAAAAAATAAAGTAGAGTTACCTGAACGAGGTATTGAAACGATGTTTCGTGTTGCTTTAAGAAATCATATTACTTTAAGTGATATTGCAGATACGAAAGCAAATATTTTGTTATCAGTAAATGCTATTATTATTTCGATGAGTTTATCGACTTTAATTCCAAAATTAGATAATCCGACGAATCATTATTTAATTATTCCGTCGTTAATTTTTATATTGTTTACAGTTGCTTCTATTATTTTATCGATAATAGCCACCCGACCAAATGTAACGGAAGGCAAGTTTACCAAAGAAGATGTTGCAAATAAAAAAGTGAATTTATTATTCTTCGGAAATTTTCATCAAATGAATTTACCTAATTTTGAATGGGCAATGCACGAAATGATGAAAGACCGTGATTATTTATACGGTTCATTAACTAAAGATTTATATTTTTTAGGATTAGTTTTAAACCGAAAATATAAATTACTAAGAACAACTTACACTGTTTTTATGATTGGAATTATTGTAAGTGTAATTGCTTTTGCAGTGGCGTTTCAAATACAAGAAAATTCAAATATTTTATAAATAATTTAGGTTAAGTTAATTTTTAAATTCTTCGATTAAAGTATCAATTGTTATTGTTTTTTTAGTGTCAAAATCAGATTGATAAAGAACCGTTACTCGAAGTGCTTTTAAACCAGAAACTCCTTGTAAATCTTCCAAGTTTAAAGTTTCAATTTCGCCTAATAAATTTTTAGCTTGTAGGTATTTAATATATTTTAAATATTCTTTAGCATCTTTACTTTGTGAATAAACAATGGCAATTTTTCCAGGAACGGTAAGTCGTTTTTTGGTGTTTTTTATATGAATTTTGTCAATTCTTTTTTTGATGATTTCATAACGAATATTATAAGCTCCATCAACATCAAATTGTTTTTCATCCATTCTAAATTTAATAGATAAAGGCGTGCTGTGAACTAAAATTAACGATGCAACTTGCAAATCATGCTCCATAGATTTACGTGCAGTATTCGCTACATTTTCCATTTCGCACATGAGTTGTAATTGCCATAAACGAAGGTTATAAAGGTATAATTCATCGAATTTTTTCTTTTTAGTTAAAGATTGCCCGATGTACATATTATATTCTACGCCATCAGTTTTATAGCGTTCAAAATAATGCGGAAACATTGCTTGTGCATCTTCTTGTTTACAATCTATAAATTTAGCTAATTTATCATTTAATAAAGTAACGCTTTGTTCGTATGCTTTTCGTTTTTCATAAACAACATGTAAATTGCTATCTAAACGATTCATATAAGTATTTACAATTGCTGTTAAATGATTATTAAGTGTTTTTATGTGTTTAAAAACAGGATAAATTTCACGTTTTAAAAAGTCTAAAATTCCAATTTCATCTCCAGCTTTTAAACCTGTATTTACATCTTTTAAATAGTCATTTACCCGAAACATTAATTCGTTATAAATAGGCAGTTTTTCAGATATACATGCTTTTTTTAATACCGAAATAGCTAAGGTAAGTTGAGTAATTAAATCTTCTTTAATAGCCTCATTTCTAGCAAAAGATGAGCCTTTTATATCTGATTGACCATATAAAGGATACACATCATTAAATACTATTTGTTCAATTTTCACATTTTCTTTTTCGGCATAAATATCAGCTTGATATTGTTCGGCAGCTTCATAAAATTTCCATTTTACAGTTTCGTGTAAAGAGGTGTAATGTTCTTGTATAGTAGCTTCTAAAATGTTTGAATACTCTTCTGATGAGCGATTAACAGCCACTTTAAAAACAGGAATAATATCTTTTAATTTTTGCTGATTTACAGAGTTTAATTCATAAGGTCTTGGAGCGGTTATTTCTAGTAGGGCTAAATTATTATTAGCATTTGTTTTAATAGGAATCAGTAATATACTTCCAATATTTTGTTTTTTTAAACGTTGAGAGAATTCATTATTTTTTGAAGCACTTCCATAGCGTTGCGTATTAGAAATAGCTACAATTTTATGCTGTTTAAAAACCTTTGTAATTATATGGTTGCAAAAAAAAGTAGTACAGGCTATTTTTTTTTCATCCTTAAGTAAAATAAGACTTTTAGGTCGTTTAATATGTGTAGATTGCAAGGATAAATCAGTATTATTAAATACTGAAAAACCAACATTTAAGCCTTTTATATTAAATAATTCACTTAAATCTTTGCGAAGTTTTTGAATAATATTTCCATCATCTTTTTGCAACAATGTTGTTCTAATTGACGATATATTTTCATCGGCAGTAACATCGAATAAATTCATGATACCGAAGCCTTTAAAAATGTAGCTATTTGGCGGGAATTTTTTTTTCCAAATATCAATATTATCGTAGCTATTTAAAAGTATTTTAATATCTTCTTCGGTAATTTTTGGAGCATTTTTAGAGGGGGTAATTTCCATAAAATCGGCATTAAAAGCCACTCTGTAATGTTTTATTACGTCTAAATTTTTATCAGGAATATCAAAATAAAAAGGACGTTTTAAATCAATTGGATAGTTGTAAACCATGTTTAAAATAAAAGTACATGCCATAATGTACATTTTATTATTTTCAAAATCTCGCACTTTTAAAACATAATTTTCTCCAGCATTTTCAAGAATATTTTCGAGGCGTTTTGTAAATTTAAATGACGTAAAAGAAAACGGAATTGTGGCGGCTTTAATTTCATTTAATGTTAACATTTCAGGAAACAACGCATCTAATAAAATATCGATAATATCTTCATGTTTTTTTAGCAATGAAATATCAGAAAAACCGTTAATTAGTTCAGGATATGTATCTACTTTTTGAACAAGGATATTTGCCGAGGCATGATAAGGATGTTCCTTTGCGTTATTATTAGCGTATTGTTTGAGCATATTGTATATTTTCTCAAAACTAATATTTAGTTGTAAGGGTAATTCAATATCTTTAAAGGCGTCTAATTTTCTAATTTCCATGAAATCATTTTCTTAAATCTATTACAAATTTACGAAATGCTAAGTAATTATTTATTTGAAGCAATTTCCCGCTTTCCGCACTCGCTTTTTTTTGAAGAAAAATCAAAAAAAGAGCTCAAACAAATGCTTCAATCGGGGCTAGGCATTGTTACTAATTTATTGAATTTAGAGCTTACTTGTTTATTTATCGCCTGTTTAAATTTCATTTGAAAAAAAATTATCACAGAAAAATAAAAAATCGAATCCGTCAACCTGAATTTATTTCAGGTTCGCATCCTGATTTGCGGTAGTTATTCTCTTTATGCAATGCTGAAATAAATTCAGCATGACGTTTATCTGTTTTAAAAAGAAAATAATTTTAAAATGAGTACAAAAAAAAGTAGTTTTTTCAAGTTTTTCACAAATTGATTTATTTGGAAAGAAAATGAAAAAACTACTTTAATTTATTTTTAGACAATAATTATTTTTGTCTGAAATATACAATAATAGGAACTCCGTTAAAGTTATAATGCTGACGCAATTGATTTTCTAAATAACGTCTGTACGGGTCTCTAATATACTGCGGTAAATTTGCGAAAAATGCAAATTGTGGTGTATAAGTAGGTAACTGCATACAGTATTTAATTTTGATGTATTTTCCTTTAATTGCAGGTGGCGGATTTTGTTCTAAAATCTCTAACATCGTTTCGTTTAACTTACTTGTTTGAATACGACGTTTTCTGTTTTCAAAAACTTCAACAGCCGTTTCAATAGCTTTAAAAATACGTTGTTTTGTTACGGTAGAAGTAAATACAATAGGAACATCAGTAAAAGGGGCAATTTTTTTTCGGATATGTGCTTCAAAATCACGCATAGTATTCGTTTCCTTTTCAACTAAATCCCACTTGTTAACAAGTATTACAACTCCTTTTTTATTCTTTTCTGCTAGCCAAAATATTTTTTCATCTTGTCCTTCAAAATCACGAGTTGCATCTACTACTAATACGGCAACATCACAATGTTCAATTGCACGAACAGCACGCATTACAGAGTAAAACTCTAAATCTTCTTTTACTTTTGATTTTTTACGAATACCAGCAGTATCTACTAAGTTAAATTCAAAACCGTAACGATTATATTTTGTATCAATAGAATCACGGGTTGTACCAGCAATATTGGTTACAATATTTCTATCTTCACCGATTAACGCATTAATAAATGATGATTTACCAGCATTCGGACGTCCTACAATGGCAAAACGAGGAAGTTCATTTTCAGCTTCTATTTCTTCTTCTTCAGGAATTTCGTTGGCAACAGCGTCTAATAATTCACCAGTTCCACTACCATTTATTGAAGAAATTGTATGATATTCACCTAAACCAAGGTTATAAAATTCAACAGCATCCGCATCACGCATTGCATTATCAACCTTGTTAACTGCCATAATAATAGGCTTTTTAACTTGGCGTAAAATTTTTGCAACTTCGTTGTCCATAGGGGTAATTCCTTGTTCAACATCAACAACAAAAACAATGATATCAGCTTCATCAATAGCTAACTGAACTTGTTTACGTATTTCTCCTTCAAAAATATCATCAGACCCGACAATATATCCACCAGTATCA encodes:
- a CDS encoding GAF domain-containing protein, with amino-acid sequence MEIRKLDAFKDIELPLQLNISFEKIYNMLKQYANNNAKEHPYHASANILVQKVDTYPELINGFSDISLLKKHEDIIDILLDALFPEMLTLNEIKAATIPFSFTSFKFTKRLENILENAGENYVLKVRDFENNKMYIMACTFILNMVYNYPIDLKRPFYFDIPDKNLDVIKHYRVAFNADFMEITPSKNAPKITEEDIKILLNSYDNIDIWKKKFPPNSYIFKGFGIMNLFDVTADENISSIRTTLLQKDDGNIIQKLRKDLSELFNIKGLNVGFSVFNNTDLSLQSTHIKRPKSLILLKDEKKIACTTFFCNHIITKVFKQHKIVAISNTQRYGSASKNNEFSQRLKKQNIGSILLIPIKTNANNNLALLEITAPRPYELNSVNQQKLKDIIPVFKVAVNRSSEEYSNILEATIQEHYTSLHETVKWKFYEAAEQYQADIYAEKENVKIEQIVFNDVYPLYGQSDIKGSSFARNEAIKEDLITQLTLAISVLKKACISEKLPIYNELMFRVNDYLKDVNTGLKAGDEIGILDFLKREIYPVFKHIKTLNNHLTAIVNTYMNRLDSNLHVVYEKRKAYEQSVTLLNDKLAKFIDCKQEDAQAMFPHYFERYKTDGVEYNMYIGQSLTKKKKFDELYLYNLRLWQLQLMCEMENVANTARKSMEHDLQVASLILVHSTPLSIKFRMDEKQFDVDGAYNIRYEIIKKRIDKIHIKNTKKRLTVPGKIAIVYSQSKDAKEYLKYIKYLQAKNLLGEIETLNLEDLQGVSGLKALRVTVLYQSDFDTKKTITIDTLIEEFKN
- the der gene encoding ribosome biogenesis GTPase Der; its protein translation is MSSIVAIVGRPNVGKSTLFNRLVQRREAIVDSVSGVTRDRHYGKSEWNGKEFSVIDTGGYIVGSDDIFEGEIRKQVQLAIDEADIIVFVVDVEQGITPMDNEVAKILRQVKKPIIMAVNKVDNAMRDADAVEFYNLGLGEYHTISSINGSGTGELLDAVANEIPEEEEIEAENELPRFAIVGRPNAGKSSFINALIGEDRNIVTNIAGTTRDSIDTKYNRYGFEFNLVDTAGIRKKSKVKEDLEFYSVMRAVRAIEHCDVAVLVVDATRDFEGQDEKIFWLAEKNKKGVVILVNKWDLVEKETNTMRDFEAHIRKKIAPFTDVPIVFTSTVTKQRIFKAIETAVEVFENRKRRIQTSKLNETMLEILEQNPPPAIKGKYIKIKYCMQLPTYTPQFAFFANLPQYIRDPYRRYLENQLRQHYNFNGVPIIVYFRQK